Proteins co-encoded in one Dreissena polymorpha isolate Duluth1 chromosome 12, UMN_Dpol_1.0, whole genome shotgun sequence genomic window:
- the LOC127852554 gene encoding uncharacterized protein LOC127852554, producing the protein MIAGLIHSLATQLKVDALSEYPNDSFPAFCHGRAAIPAIITRGKDILDMPVFSETENKMMKSECIQIYTTSASIGEINASNTKQMDPVKHFCLEEQNMSCPVILIVEQEKKNIIEEWIETQNDNLHGVCVLLFSKGRELEQQYFSPEKGICLNNATLSDIMAAVDDILERSIFLVLKHLLEVYVEKYRATTDFSDVETESTLQSVYAFARAAYQRSEVPECERPNIPEKTYNYPNNIDEVITTLLTIEGVVGCSKKLGRLEISIDDTKDRKTIVEKVKLLLKNESIKATFVYGNFTYFLCPGDQVQGKKGKKGTLGGFAKRFATKTNMELNNRAETGSANQLSPVESTGCLVESTNTTVELNNREETGSASQSIPEESAGNLVALISRHVAYANMEMGIMHLLVNNKIIGHTDNIHPQTLLDIIPIDIYENLIGDCNTRFKTEQNKFMHAQLIDKEHISTLMGTKVHIWGAVSSPGLGTLVDIDFKMTGGLCIKVCDCINGKPFSYPGDSGAIVCASDSRGRNLYAIAMLIGKYEGIKIQPTYMAVLLSEAFQKLKELYKSEFLLCEDDGATL; encoded by the exons ATGATAGCAGGTTTGATTCACAGCCTGGCCACTCAAC TCAAGGTTGATGCATTGTCAGAATACCCAAATGACTCCTTCCCAGCCTTCTGCCATGGTCGTGCAGCCATTCCGGCCATTATTACCAGGGGAAAAGACATTCTGGACATGCCAGTGTTTAGTGAGactgaaaacaaaatgatgaaATCTGAATGCATTCAGATCTACACAACTTCTGCTTCCATTGGTGAAATCAATGCATCTAATACTAAGCAGATGGATCCTGTGAAACATTTCTGTCTGGAGGAGCAGAACATGTCTTGCCCTGTTATTTTAATAGTAGAACAAGAAAAGAAGAACATTATAGAGGAATGGATTGAAACTCAAAATGACAATCTTCATGGCGTATGTGTGCTATTATTTAGCAAGGGACGAGAACTAGAACAGCAATATTTTTCCCCAGAGAAGGGCATATGTCTAAACAATGCAACATTATCCGACATCATGGCGGCTGTAGATGATATTTTAGAACGCTCCATATTTTTAGTTTTGAAGCATTTGCTGGAAGTATATGTGGAAAAATACAGAGCAACAACAGATTTCTCAG ATGTGGAGACAGAAAGCACCTTACAAAGTGTTTATGCCTTTGCAAGAGCAGCATACCAAAGAAGTGAAGTACCTGAGTGTGAAAGACCAAATATCCCAGAGAAGACTTATAACTATCCAAACAATATTGATGAG GTCATCACAACACTTCTTACGATAGAAGGAGTAGTTGGCTGTTCTAAGAAACTTGGACGCCTAGAAATCTCTATTGATGACACAAAAGACAGAAAGACAATTGTTGAAAAAGTAAAACTGCTCCTCAAGAATGAATCAATCAAAGCTACATTTGTATATGGTAATTTCACATATTTCCTTTGTCCTGGAGACCAAGTCCAGGGCAAGAAAGGGAAAAAAGGGACACTTGGAGGCTTTGCAAAACGGTTTGCTACAAAAACCAATATGGAGTTAAATAACAGAGCGGAGACAGGCAGTGCAAATCAATTAAGTCCAGTTGAATCAACAGGATGTCTTGTTGAATCTACAAATACCACTGTTGAGTTAAATAACAGAGAAGAGACAGGCAGTGCAAGTCAATCAATACCAGAAGAATCAGCAGGAAATCTAGTTGCACTTATCTCAAGACATGTTGCTTATGCTAATATGGAAATGGGCATTATGCATCTTCTTgttaacaataaaattattggacATACAGACAATATTCATCCGCAGACCCTTCTCGACATTATTCCAATTGacatttatgaaaatttaattggTGATTGCAACACTAGATTTAAAACAGAGCAAAACAAGTTTATGCATGCACAATTGATTGATAAAGAACACATATCAACATTAATGGGAACTAAAGTTCATATATGGGGAGCAGTGTCATCCCCAGGTTTGGGTACACTTGTAgacattgattttaaaatgacagGTGGACTGTGCATCAAAGTATGTGATTGCATCAATGGTAAACCATTCAGCTACCCAGGTGACAGTGGGGCTATTGTATGTGCCTCAGACAGCAGGGGGCGCAATTTGTACGCCATAGCCATGCTGATTGGAAAGTATGAAGGAATTAAGATCCAACCAACATATATGGCTGTTCTTCTCAGTGAAGCATTCCAAAAATTAAAAGAATTATACAAGTCAGAGTTTCTGCTGTGTGAAGACGATGGAGCCACTTTATAA